The DNA segment GAAGCTAAAGGAATGTCCAAAACCAAAGCTGTTCCCCCGTCTAAAACCACCTCCGCCAATTCCCCAACTGGGGTTACCATCAAAAAACCATTCTGGCTTTTTCTTCTCCGCCTCTACCTTCCTACTCTCAACACTCTCATATCCCACCACTACCACCAAACAAACCCACAACCCAACCCAACTTATAAACTTATTCCAACCCATATTTCAATGCAATGCAACGCTCTCCTCTTTCACGGCCATACCAGCTGAGCTCACCATGTTTATAAAGCTATTTCTTCTCtctacaaaatttaaaaaaaaaatgataacCATAGTTTGGAATTAGTTGAGATGGATTAATTTCTTCACCGCTGGCTATCTTTAAAACAATGTTCCACTTTTACGTGATTTGATATTGGTGTTTGCATTCAAAGCCACCATTTGTCGAGAATCACGTTCTACCCATTACCCAACCTCCAAAAGTTGGCATGCCATGCATGCATGATTTTAAATTAAATGGGAACCCCATAAATGAAGATGCAATGCAATTATTCATCTTCATTTTGACTTCTCACATTACAAAATAAGCAGCTTTAGCAACTTAGAAAGAATCGGTCCTTGATTAGCTTTTGTTCCTAAACTTAATTGAAAGCCTCCAATGATCGTCCGATTCAGGTTCATCTCCTCCTCCGCCCGAAAAATCCAAACCCTATAGGGTTTATTCTCCTATTTACCGCAATCTCTTATATCCATATCGGTTCTATTCACCTTTATTTTATACAGTGATTGAGTTAGTCTTACGAGTTAATCGAGTACTAATTCGGTTAGGAAATAATTAATATACCATTTCATTAAATggctactattattattttagttacctttttgtcttttcatatttttaataatttttaaataaaagaactaaaattaacaTAGCTAGAAGATTGAACTTgtgtttaataaatttataaatactttttttaCCACTACTGATAATAATTCTTAAAGATAATTTTACCGATTGAGTTAATCTCTTAAGTCACCTCGATACTAACTCATAATTGATGACATCACCATAAAGTTAAATAGGTAAATACATGTaattaagaatattaaacacACTCAAATTATTTTCTAGCTTGTACTATTAATAAAGCTTTAGTTGAAGTGGAAAAGTTAAGGTATTGTAAATATTGGTGGCATAGGCTCAAATCTTGCCATATGTAATATTTTTACccgttttatttaatataaagataaaaatatcattgtaataatatatcttattttaaatatgaatggtCGACATTATAATAACCTAATCGAGTTGGTATCTGATTGACTTGTAACATCAACTCAATTAGGAGATTAAAATCTTAGTATAGATACAAACGATGTGGGTGAAAAGgtttgtttaataatattaaaatgtacacaattattaaaataaagctttagttgttgtggtaaatttaaggttttgcAAATGTTGGTGGCATGAATTCAAATATCACTATATGTAAATTTGTTGTTAgttttatttgaaatataaaaagacaaaaataccaTAGTAATAATGTAacttattttatatatgaaagtacattttagtattttttttcaatCGAGCTAGTGTCCGGTTGACTCGTAACACCAAATCAATTAAGGATTTGAATAATAGTAAGTATAGATATACAAACAATGTGAGTAAAAACAATTtgtgtaataatattaaaaatgtataaataatatttattgctttgtaaaaaaatggtaacCCTCAATAGTATATAGTCAAACATTGTTATGTGTCGTATCTTTTAAGGATTATTATCTTATACATAGCTAatggagtaaaaaaaaaaacactccaCAAGTGGGTTTAGGTAAGGATAATTATTTGACACACATGCGATGAAAATATTAAGATTTTTTCATGTGCTATAGATTCGACAAAAGGTCTTAGTCAtaacataaataacataaaaatggattgtgcaaaaatccatagtttatttatttatttattttagttattctagtaaaatataaaataaatggaaataaaaagatataggaagaaagaaaaataatagaaataatatttgattttatatcATAGGAACGGAAATAGGACTTTTGCTTTTGATTGTTGATTTAATGCAATAACAAGATTTTTTTGTTACAACAAGTCAGATCGTAAAATCATAGGaaaaatgaattaattgaattgaaaataaaaaaatgagccCAAACGGGTACTGACCAGGCCGGTCTGTGgaaattgaaaatagaaaagttccATTTTGCGCGAAATCAAAGCgatattctttccttttttttatttgagaTATTTCTTTAgctcctttattttatttaaaaatataaatgatatagAATATAATATAAATGAAATGGAATTACTGATAAAAGTTCTATATCTCTATAGAAAAGTTAGATGTATCTATATAATCAATCTAtatctatataataataaaaaaatttagaatctaTATATCTATGGATTAGTAATACTCGACCAATTGTCCAAAAAAAGCCCATttccaaaaaaaaaggaaaatgggcttttttttcaaaaataacgaGAATagtccaatttttttaaaatgtgctAAGCTGGCGTCATTTTCAAGGAAAAGTCAGAAAAACGTGTACAACTCAGCGCTTTTTTCCCTTTGACATGTAAAACGCGTCCAAGTCAATGCgttttgtaacaacccaattttcaatggtgtcagaaacagtgattcgagattactaaatctgacgagtgagttcaaaaattttattatttaaatattatttatgagtcaaatataattttagaagacttttgaattagtaatttgtggtttaaaagaatttattaggtcaagtggttccaaaaatgaggtatcgagacctcgatttcataaaccgagccgtaaatatttttataaatatttacgtagttttattaagttagtataaattttcgttagaaaattttaacgttttaatagttaattaattaaaaaagactaaattaaaaaaagtgaaaaacttgCCAGAGTGATAAAATAGGCTAAATGTTAAACGAGGAAGAACTTAAGGAGAAATTATGCCTAAAATAAAGgcatgaggcggcataagcagaaaagaaaacaaaaataatgtgattaaagggtaaaattgtaaattttatgaagttaacttaaataaattgaattctaaACTTTTCTTGGCTATTCTTCTTCAATTTATcggctaaaaacgccataggataAGGTTTTAAgctggttttatttattttacttcatgtaagttcaattcttgcctttttcttgtaatttttgtgtttttaagacttttgcaattaggtccaactatctaattcattagttttttattttatgggtaACTtttaaagttaccattgatgagtgctggatgtttatgatgaattaacatggaattgaggctttaattttgttatatgatgatctTATCAAGTaattttaatagaattgattttagaaccaatttgtgaaaaagattaaatcttagggtttggtattaaattatgtttatCAAAGGCTGTGTAATAGcttataatatttagataaaatgttaattgagaaaaattagctcatttgatgggttaattggtgagggactaaattgtaaaaattgtaaaagttaggtcaattgtgtaatttcaaaaattaaggggtattaattgtgaattaaattgaattgaaatgtatgataatgaataaataattttacattttagatcaagagcccgtagatcaacaagaaaaagggaaattaacaAAATAGTCCCTAACTACTACAAATTCCACAATTAGCCCAGGTAAATTcgtttggttaaattttaatgtttatttaataattcatgaatgttattatgtaattagtcatatttttgttgttgaaaataaaaattattattaaattgtaaaatcgaattgaatgattaaattgaGTAGAAAGCGGGATTGAGTATAATCGTTTTGTGACAAAGGATGATTTGACAAATAAAACCATGGTTGGGCCATGGCAGTGTTTatatataagaccatagttgggctatgacattaatgtaaaggatgaattgacggataagatcATAACTGGGTTATGGTACTCTAAACGTAAAaccatggttagaccatggcagtgtttatatataagaccatagttgggctatgacaTTAAagtaaaggatgaattgacggataagaccataactgggttatggtaCTATAAACGTaaaaccatggttggaccatggcagtgtttatatgtaaaaccatagttgggctatggaaTTCTGATGAttagaccataactgggttatggtaCTACGAATGTAAGATCATGGCAAGGATTATGGCAAcatatatgtaagaccatagttggactatggcacaaagaaaacgatgtactcatatatgtaagtcgttcttcgatttAGTAAGAATTGGTAAAATACTTATGTGATTGGAATTTGAAAGATTTATTTatcattattgttattaatttgaAGGAAGTGTGTTCATTGATTTATGTTGTGTTTGACAGAAAGAATGTAtgatttatttgcaatttaatttattatattgagTTCGATAAGATCAATGTTTAACctaatgaacttactaagcttcgatAAGCTTACACGTGTTGTTTAATGCTCTTGTAGATTAACGTGAAATtagaggatcggatcaacacatcgagCCACACTTTCCAGTTTGTTCCGGTAGATTTTATGATTTAtactatggtttatatggcatgtatagggattggtATGATTTTAAGTAAAGTTGATTTGTGTAATATTATGATGTATATTTTGTTTAAGTTTCAAATCAACTTATATAAGTATGAATTAAACATGAATGAGATgtgtttaaaatggttaattaataGGTATAACGAGGTATAATTTGACTTagtaaatttagtaaaatatgcataaatgtgTATATAGTTTGATTTGGTAAGATtggatatttgaatatttgtaatGATATGTTAGTTATAAGACTTggtattggattgaattgaaggTCTTATTGTATTTCGTGAATATGTAAATGGTTGTGCCTAGGTTAATACCAAGATGGGGTGagacaaatggcctattttcatccacacgggcgtgtgtcccttgttcttaagaaaatttttgaaattttgaaaaaattttctgaATATCCGGTTTtgtcccgaatcacttctaaggtgtattttgggtctcgagggcccatctaagggacaatataaatattatataattgattcttaatatgaataataaaggTGGAGAAATATCCGTATTTATTTCATAAAGTCcgataatactctataaccctgttctggtgacggataagggttaggggtgttacacatttcatATGTGCATGTACAAATTTCATATGTGCaatttattcttctttttctttttttattatggtCGTTTTGTATATGCTAACAATTCTAAAATGCAAGAAGATCAAAGAtctcaaaatgtaattttataatatgagaaaaagttaacaaaatataaaaaatggaaattattttgtaaaaaaattattaaatataatgtaacgtttaatcttatgttgttagttaaaaaaaataaggaatcTCGCATTATTTAGAAACAAGCTACAAACCTattcatgaatttatatatacacatatctcacATCTCACATTgcttaagaaaacaaagaaaatgagacATTGGATCTATATAAAGTTTTGCTTTGTAAGTTTTATGTCCACATTAATTAGTGGCAcaaaaaacttaaaagaaaaatagtGTTGCCACTTTGGGTCTATATAAAGGCTCATtcttgtaaaatttcaaaaaattggcCTATTTTcgtaattcttttaaaaaaatgtatttttttggaAATTTAGTCATTGGAACGTGGGCAAAAAGAGTGCTGACTTAGAAGTGCTTTAACAAAACGTGCTGACCTTTATGCGTTTTACAGGTCAGAGGGGAAAAAAGCGCTGAGCTGGACATgctttttttacttttccctgAGAACGACACCAGCTCAATGCGTTTTAGTAAAATCAGACCATTCccgttattttttaaaaaagcagtccattttcataatttttttgggAAATGAGATTTTTCTAGTCAATTGGTCATAATactctatataaataaataataatctaTATATAACAAAGTAAAAAAGGGCTTTTCTCAAGCCTATCTTTTTAGGTGTTGTAACATAGTAATTATCTTTTCTCAATTAGGAGAGATAGTTGAGTGGAGTAAAGAagttgtattttaaaaaataaataataaattaagaggAGATATGACAAAACCTTAATTTTGTTTGTgtttttaataagttttcatcgccaatatactaaataaaaaaaagaggacaattatatttttttgaaaatttttatatatttcgttaaatttttttaaaatttggacaAGTTaagaatatttgtaaattttgagatttaattttttaaaattatgattaaattaatataatatgtaaaagttaattgctaaatttgttattataccaatttttttaACTGTCATGTTAATCGAACTATGTACCGTGGATACttaaattgcaaattttttattttgagtcactaaaatgaaattttttttgttgGATGATTGTATAGTTtactaaaaaaaacaaaggggtaaatctcaaaactatacatgaactttggtcTAATGTGCAATTTTATATATAGACTTTGATTTTGGgcaattttatatttgaaaatttgaattgatacaattatcacaaattattaacacaagTATTGATTtagcatcattttatgtttatatattgcatacatatataattatatttatcaaatataaaaaaaattgatgtatttatttctttaaaatgtgtatgattgaatcaaaattaaacttctatgtatacatttgaaccaaaaTTAACGTTTCATGTGTATCATTGCACCAAATCAAAGGTCGTGTCTCAAATTgtagaataaatcaaaattattgtataattttgagatttatttcaaaaacaaaacaaaattaaaacacggtGGGCAGCGACTCGAATCCGAAACACGTTGAAGTTTTACCCTAttcattgaaaatttaaaacttcTCAACAGATGACACTAAAGATGGAAAGCATAGAGGATACGAGTCGAAAGCAACCTTTGCAGTGTCCATTGAGAAGGCTGAACTTCATTTAAAATTGAAGCTACGCAACGACCAAATGGCCCTTAcatatataactatatatatatatatatatttttttttttatattcgatTTTGTTCTGTCAAGATTTACATGCGTAATATAATACAACATTCATGACTGTTTCAAGAACAAGAACCGAAGAATACATTGATATCAATACAGGGATTTCCCACATACAGATTCCCCTGCATATTCTCAACTCAAATACACACTCAACTACCCTCAACCCTATGTTGCTCAACAATGCCATCATTAAGCCTGTTTGTCGTCTTCCTTCCATAAGCTTTTTAGCTTTCCATAGTGAGCCAAGTCCGTCACATTCACTCTCCAATACTGCTATCACGTTCGCCATGTTCCCCACCACCATTACATGTGCGAACATCACGCAAAAAGGTATCCCTAGCAACCCCACAACACCCCAAAACCCCATTCCAACTGAGCTGATTCCAAATGTGTAAAGCATCTTTGGTGCCACTGCTAAACCAACCACCATTGCTCCAAACAGGCCTAGTATAACGAGGAGCTCCAAAGACCTTGTGTGGAGAAGCTTAATCCAAGCCAAACCACTTCTCATGAATAGCCTTCTTCCATCAAGTTGTATGCCATTGTAACTATCTGAAACTGCTTGGATGGTGGCTGCTCTTCCAAGAAGAGAGAACGTAACGGAAGAAGGGGTGCATACCATGATGTGAACAAGTGTTTTGGACGGGCAATTCGGCAGCCCTTGTGCGAATAAATGATCTGTGATTGTTATAGCTGAGGAAGGTATTTGGGGGAAATGGTGAAGGAGAAAATGCGATAAGAAAAGAGAAACAGGGAGCGGCGAGAAGAGGAAAACAGAGATGGAATGAAAATGAGTAGGGTGAAGAAGGATCACCCTGATGGATTCTCTAAAAATCTCAACAGTGTTCATCAGATAGATGGAGTCAAGAACTTGTGTTGTTCTTCTTGCCATATTCTATGTAATAACATTAGAAGCAAGAAAGAAACATAGATAGCTGAGTTAATGTGAGAATTTGTATGGGTGTTAACCAGTGACAAGGAGAGTATAATAAGATCAGATTGCTGATCGCTTGCGTGCAAATTCATCATGATTGAATAGGTTTGTAGGTCGGTCGTGTAAAAGTTGGTTGTTTTTTTAAAATGCTTTTAATCATATGAATGAGAGGTAACGTGTTGGAATCTTGATATTTTCTCAATATATAGATAGTTGAATCTATAGCTTTTGCTTTGGAGTCTTAAAGGGGGCGTATGTTATGGCTGGTAGTTGCCTAGTAAATCATTCGTTTGGCCTTAAGTAGATGTGTATGCTCGTTCGAGAGCAAGAAAGAAGATAATTGTGGGGTCAAAGAGAAAGGTTAAGGTGATAATTTTGCCTTGTTGTAATGAGGTTGTGTAATGATTGGAGCTGATGCCTGAAATATAGCAAAAGGGAGAGAAAATTTTAATACCAACTTGGGGGGGATTAACTTGAAAGCAAAGGCAAATTAGACATGTGAAAGCGTGGGGGCCAATTGAGGACCCAATGCCAAAGCTAAACGATTAATGTCAAAAAGTtggaaaatgttaaaaatgaaaagttaCTAGCTACTGAAGAGCTATCCCAATTTGTATTAGATATGCAAATCTGATCATATGTCAATCATGCAGGTGTTAGCTCTTTTCATGCATACAGCTTGGGGATTTTAACCAGATTCTTTTTGCTTTTGATAAGCTTTCCCCTATATGTTGGAGGTAAAAGAAAATTCGGAACTAAACAGAGCCTGGACTAAGGGCAACTTCTTCACACGGACTAGTAGTAGGGATGGTGAAGAGGTGATCTGGGGATTTGCCTCGATAGATGGTTCATGGCTCCAAAGAAAACTACCGACAGGCAGCAGTTACAAGCCTTCCAATCGTACATTCTGATTACAGAATTGTAAAACAAGAGAAAGAGACCTTACCGTTCGAGGCTACGTGTTTATCCCACCCCCAAATGTAAAGTCAATAAAATTATGTTGTATCGAAGATCAAGGAGATATAGCAAACTTTTAGGGCGTATTAAAACACTCGAGCCTCTTCTTGGTGATCCGATCAGCCCGTTTCCCAACACTTGTACTGGAGGCAGACAAACTACTGACCGAGGCAAGGTGATCTGGCTATCCCCTTACCGTTTTATCCCGTGTCAAAATATACTGTCTGCTCTCCTAGAAGGAATTAAAATAGAGCAGAAATGCACGGCTATATAATCATCTGCAAATTGCAGATGATTGTTTCTTCTTCAAAGTAACCGAATACATATCAAGGATAGCTGACATGAtgaatattaaaactaaaaaccAACAAAATATATAGACAAGAGTTTAGTACGactcttagcaaagaaaagaaactgtACAATGGAGTTTTAGTGGCTGCAGCTGAATATGTACCTATGACCCTTAGAAAACATGGTTTCTGCAATGCAATCTGACAACCAAATGCTATTATTGTATTTAGTTGCTGGCCCCATATGAATTTTTTAGCTCATGCCACAAGCAAAATAATGTGTCGTAATCGCAATCATCGAAGTTACAATTTTCAACCTGTGAGACACTTACTAGGCTCCTTAACCACTCTTCATGGAGACTTGAGAACTCTGATCTCTGTTCACTTGACTTAAAACTTTCCCCAACACTTATTTTCATTACTTGTCCAGCCTTTGAGGCAGCTTCAACTACCTTTTCTGGGATCCCAGCCATGATTGCAACTTGCAAACCATAACTCTCCGGGCATGCTCCATTAGTAAGCCGATAAAGGAAACTTGGCTCTTGCTCACCTTTAGAACAACCTTCAGACTTCACCTTAAAAGAGCAAGCCATGTGTTGCAGTATAACATGTGGATGAGATGCAAATTCCTTTGTGAGTGGATGGTAATGTGTTGCAAATAACAGCCGACAATGAACCTTTTCAACAAGATGGCGGAACACCTACACAAACATCAAAGTAGGTTGTTTGAAAGGGGCATGAGTATTCAAATTCTAGAATACGTAATAATTAAGTGCTGCAGAACAGAACAGAAGAAATCCAGATCATTCTCAGTTAGATTTGGCTAAGATGTTTCTCTGAAGCTATCAAGTAATATTTCTCTATACTATGAGCATAAGCAAACTTCATTTCTCAAAGATTTGCAACATCATAAATACAGTAGTGAAACCATTTGTGCCTGCCTTTCACAAACATGATTCATGGTGGCACTAGATTTTTTCAGTCTAAAAAAAATGCAATATTTATTCTCATCATCAATTGGAGcacataaaacataaatattttgcTTATTATACCATATGTTTTTGTTTTGTAAAGAGACTAAGGGTCAATATCTAGCAATGTAGCATATTGGTTCTCCTACTTTAGGGGGAATACGTAAAGTTGAAAAAGATTATTGAAGTTTGAAATCTCACAGCATATGCAATAGCATATCCATCAAAAGTGCTTGTTCCTCGACCCAGCTCATCGAGAAGAACAAGAGAATCTTGGGTGGCATTTTGAAGAACTGATGCCGTTTCAGTGCACTCCACAAGGAAGGTACCTACAAAAGTAGGTTGCACAATCAGACTTTGCAACAGAAAACGTGAATGTAGTCATGCACCACATACCCTAATGAAAGGCTATAGACAGATTAAGGAAACATGTTTTTAACTGTTTGAGAAACCCCGGAAAACATGTAGACTTAATTGAGGTACTCAACAATAGAACTATGTATTAAGCACAATCTGGAAAGGCAATTTTGAAAATTCCAACAATTAACTGTATGTATAAGGATCAGAAAAGTACACAGGTGATGCAACTCCCACTTCAATTAGGATATATTTGACAATAAATTCAGAAAAGCAAAGCATATTCATTTGGAACAGATAGTGTTGGACCACGAGAAAAGTACGTTAGGAAACTGTTGTACTTACTCTCGCCAGTCATGATCCGGTCAGTAGCACCAAGCCTTGTAAAGATTGTATCCACAAGTGAGATAACAAATGTCTCACACGGCACAAAACTTCCCAACTGCATGTAAAAAGATTAATGTGTGAAACACTGCAGCAACAGGTGAGACTAATAACAAAACATGCTGATCACCAGAAGCCTGTGGAAGCAAGTGTTTAATTAATGGCAGCTCTTAGGGACCAAGAGAAACAAACCTGGGCCAGTATAACAGCCAGACAAGTGGCACGCAAGAGAGTTGACTTTCCACCCATGTTTGGTCCAGTCAATAGCAAGGCACGAGGAGTATAGTCATTTACACCTTCACCAAGGAAAATGTCATTTGGGACAGGC comes from the Gossypium hirsutum isolate 1008001.06 chromosome A06, Gossypium_hirsutum_v2.1, whole genome shotgun sequence genome and includes:
- the LOC107963544 gene encoding uncharacterized protein, which encodes MARRTTQVLDSIYLMNTVEIFRESIRVILLHPTHFHSISVFLFSPLPVSLFLSHFLLHHFPQIPSSAITITDHLFAQGLPNCPSKTLVHIMVCTPSSVTFSLLGRAATIQAVSDSYNGIQLDGRRLFMRSGLAWIKLLHTRSLELLVILGLFGAMVVGLAVAPKMLYTFGISSVGMGFWGVVGLLGIPFCVMFAHVMVVGNMANVIAVLESECDGLGSLWKAKKLMEGRRQTGLMMALLSNIGLRVVECVFELRICRGICMWEIPVLISMYSSVLVLETVMNVVLYYACKS